The sequence below is a genomic window from Salicibibacter cibarius.
TTAAAACGAAAGATTTGGATACACCTTTAAATCAGGTATTCCCCGGAACTATGACCAGGAACACTGTTCGTGATTTTGTTCGTCGGTCTGAAAAAGTGCTGTCCATAACACCGGAAAACATTGAAAAGATGGGATATATAAAGCTTAATCGTTATGTAGACAAGCTAGATAAAAAATTAATGGAATTGGAGGGTGAATACGAATGAAAATATACGAATTGACCATCCACGCAGATGATGTTGAATGGGACGGCGTAGTGGGAGCGACTGTACTTGCCCACGATGAAAACGAAGCTATCCAGATAGCTGAAAGTGAACACCCTGATTTGCGGTGGTTTTTGCTGGACGTTTATGAGATAGACGAGCCTAAGTTGATTGGTGTCTATACTATAGATGGTTAAATTTTAAAGGGGTGTTAGCGATTGAAACTGTATCTTTATGAATGTGGCAATTGTTCAGACCAATATGCTGTTGATTATGAAGGACCTCTATCCTGTCCGTATTGTGATGCTGGCGCCAGTAAAAAAGATTATATCAGAGAACTTTTAACAAAGGAGGACGATGGTGAATGACCCTACCAGATTGGTTAATCACAATCGGATTGATACTAACAGCGCTCGTAACGATACCTCTTATAGCTATTGCCATCATGTACAAAAGGAAGTAGGAGTGGTTGGATGCAAGGAACGGAATTGAAAGGTGCCACCTTTAAATATATAGAGTCCGAACTATATGCTTATCCTGATTATCAGAGAGAGATAAGACAGATAAGGGATGAGATCATACACGGACAAGGAGAAGTTGATGAGAATATAGGCGCTGGTAAGAACTCTTACCGAAGTCCAGGCCAACCCACTGAAATAAGAGCAACAAAACTAGAAGCTAACAAAAGGCTCAGGAGATTAGAGGAGATAAGTAATGCCATTGAACGGGTGTATGAGCAGTTAGATGACACACAAAAGAACCTAGTGCATCTTAGGTATTGGTCTAAGCGTGGTGCTAACTGGGAATATGTTGCTGATGAATGTTTTGTAAGTAGGCGTACAGCTTTTAATTATCGGCGGGAGATTGTTTATGCTATTGCTCATTTACTAGGAGAAAATTAACTTGCACTCCTGTTGCACTTTTGGGGTCAACTTAGGTGTTATTATGATAGTGTGCCAAATGACTGACAGCATAAGCTGACCATCATGCACATGACATATCTCCCTCCTTTGTCCATTAGTGTGCCCTGGGTTGTTAACTATACCCGGGGTATTCTTGTGTGGGTGCCGAGTGCTATGCAGTGGCAGGCCCTATGTATATATGGCAGTACCCCTGTTTGTATATAGAGGTACCCCTATCACATATACACATAGCCCCTATTGATATATACATACTCCCCAGACATTGATAGGAGGTATAACTCATGCCTGTACGACCAGGGAGAGCATGTCAGTACGGAGGTTGCGCAAACATAACTGTAGGATCATTCTATTGCGATGAGCATAAGAACATAAGCGAGCGCTCTCGTCTCTCATCTACAGAGCGTGGATACAATCGAACATGGCAGAAGGCGAGACTAATGTTTCTTAGAAGGAATCCTTTATGTGTTCATTGTGAGGAAGATGGATTGTTAACGCCAGCGACTGAAGTGGATCACATTGTTCCGCACAAAGGTGACAAGGAATTGTTTTGGGATAGTGAAAACAATTGGCAATCATTATGTAAGTCTTGCCATTCGATAAAGACAAATAAGGAGATGGATAGACATGGATAACGGATTGATTGACGTTAAGGATAAAGCTTTGGTGTTTGTGCAGGAATATTGCGGCGAGCACTGCCGAGTATTTCAGGATGGAAAGGAATTACATGGCGTAACAGGCGTTCGTATTACAGCAGACGAGGGAGAACCCACTTATCATGAGATTGAATATCTAACAGGAAAAACAAACAGGAAAAATAAAATTCCTGAGTTTCGTGGATAAAATAGATTTTCCAGTTTCAGATTTTCAGATTTTGATTTTCAGATTTCAAAAATAAAATTTCAAAAATATATTTGTTGAGAAATTCCCGGAAGGGATAGGGGATTAAATCGATGGCTGGAAAGCCCGTCATACCGGCGGCCAGCTTCGCGTGAAATTTTTCGCAGGTTTTTACGAACGTGTTTTTCGACGGCAAGGAGGGGTAGATATGCAAACATATCGGCGTGAGGGCACAAATCGTGAACTTAGAGCGATCATGCTGGGGAAAGCGCAAGGGAAGCAATAGGGGAACTCTATCCTGGTTGTGAAATTTTCGGTTTAACAAAAGGACAGTTCTCGTTGATCCACTTGCTTAAAAATATCTTACATCAAACGGGGCCGGCTAACGTTTCTCTCTCGCTACATGGACAGCGGCGAAAGCAGAAATAAACGCCGCCTACCGTTTGCTTAACGAAGGGAGTATCACTCACCTTCGTTTTTTAGTGGATCGTAGCTTCCCGACTCGACAGCCTGCCTATTGTCAACAGTTAATAGATACGTTTGGGGCAGATAGTTTAAGACTCACTCGTACCCACGCAAAATTTATATTGCTTGATAACGATGATTGGCATTTAGTAATCAGGACAAGTATGAACTTAAATGAAAACGCCCGTGTGGAAAACTTTGAAATAAGCGATGATCCTGACATGCACGCATTTATGATGCAGTTAGTCGATGAAGTTTGGGATCAAGGTGATTGGGATGAATCTAATTTTGAAGATTTATCCATGGGGAAAGAACGGATAAACAAACGAACTGATAATCGCAAGGTTTACAAAGATGAATTTCCGGGCGATCTTGAATTAGATCAACCCGGTTTGTGAAAGGAGGTAAAATAGATGGGAAAACGAGGACCAGCACCTAAGCCAACAAACTTGAAAGTCATGGAAGGGAATCCGGGGAAACGTCCTTTGAATGAGAACGAACCGGAACCAACTAAAGAAACACCTGAATGTCCTGAATGGTTGACAGATGAAGCTAAGGAAGAATGGGATCGGGTTGTTCCAGAACTTGAACGGTTAGGATTGCTTACCGTCGTTGACGGCGCATCATTAGCTAGTTACTGCGCATCTTGGGCCAGAGCTGTGGAAGCAGAATCATGGATGGCCAAGAATGGGCGATACTATGTCACCCGTGATAAAGATGGGGACATTAAATCGATGAGTAAAGTACCTCACGTTGCCATTGCTGAAAAATCATTTGCTGAAGTGCGAGCATTTGCGAAAGAGTTCGGCCTAACGCCATCCTCCCGATCTGAATTGTCTGCTGTTGCGAAGGATGAGAAAAAGTCGCCAATGGCAGAGTTTTTGGAGCGAAAGAAAAATGGTTCATGACAAAGAAAAAGCAATGGAGCCTATTGAATTTTTACAGATGCTCAAACTCACTGATGACTTTTTCGGCGAACCTTTTGTTTTGATGGATTGGCAGCATGACGTGCTTTGGGATGTATACGGAACCGTAAAGGATGATGGTTATCGTCAATATCAGTATGCATATCTGGAAATTCCTAAGAAGAACGCAAAAACAACCACCATAGCTGGTCTGGCTGTCTATCATCTTACATGCGATGGTCCGGAAGGTCAGATTTATTGTTGTGCTGCTGACAGAGGTCAAGCAACACTTGTGTATAAAGCAGCTAGAAGCATGATAGACCAAGATGAAGTGCTTGGCGATTTGTTGAAAGTTACAGACAGTCGAAAAGAGATTATGAACCGTGAAACAGGAACGGTTTTGAAGGTGTTGTCTGCCGAGGCGTATTCCAAGCACGGGATTAATCCTTCGGTCGTCATATTCGACGAGTTACACGCCCAGCCCAACCGTGACCTTTGGGATGTCATGACCTTTGGTGCTGGATCATCCCGCAAGGAACCTCTTTGGTGGGTGATTACAACGGCTGGTGATGACCCCGATCGGCACAGCATCGGTTGGGAAGTACACGACTACGCTCAAAGATTGATTGATGGCGAGATTGAAGATCCCATTTGGTATGCAAAAATATTTGGGGCGGACGAGGAAGATGATATTTACGACGAGCGGACATGGTATAAAGCGAATCCATCATTAGGTAAGACGATTGATATTAATACATTGCGTCAAGAATCCGTAACAGCCCGAAACAGCGAATCATCTGAACGTTTATTCCGTTGGTTAAGACTGAATCAATGGATATCACTAAAACGTGATGGGTGGCTCCCTCTCTCTCTGTGGGATCAGACGCAGGGTGAATGGGATTTGTCCGAACTGGTTGGCAAACGTTGTTATGTCGGCCTGGACTTGGCAAGCACGATTGATATTACAGGGGCTTGCTATCTGTTCCCGCCACAATCAGGCGTGGACGAGTGGAGAGCCATTTTTGATGCATGGATACCCGAGGATAATATGAAAGAGCGGATCAAGCGGGATAAAGCGCCGTATGATCGTTTTGTGAATGAAAAGATACTGCAAGCTACACCCGGTGATGTGGTTGACTATGAGTTTGTAGAAAGCCGTTTGATTGGAGCGAGCAAGCAATATAATATTCAAACGCTCGGCACCGACCCATGGAATAGCCGGATGCTTACCCAACGCTTAATGAAGCAGGGTGTTAACGTCATTGAAATATCCCAAACGATCAAAGGGTTAACTGAAGCTATGAAAATGATCGAACGTATGATGCGGTCAGGGCAGTTTACGCATGAAAAAAACTCTCTCGCTCGTTGGTGCTTCGGGAATATGATCGTTTCCACAGATGGTAATGAAAACATTAAACCTATGAAAAATAAATCAAGGGAACGCATTGACGTTGCTGTGGCACTTATCAATGCAATGGCAACGGCGCTTATGTACGAGGAGTCTAGATCCGTATACAACGTACGTGGTATTCGGGCGTTTTAGGAGGGAGACATGGATCTAAGGGACATAACCGCACTGATAGGAATATTACTTATCTCTGTCGGTGTGGGATTAATCTATATACCAGCAGCGCTAATTATATTAGGGCTGTTTTTTATATTACTAGCATTCTTCGGTATTGGAGGTGATGATGATAGGGATAATTACGAGAATGAAGGGTGAGTTTCGTTCGTCTGATGGTGAACGGTTCACGCTAAAAGACGGAAGTTCTATTTTCGGTGGCGGCACCAATACTAATTCAGGCGTGAATGTCTCTGAATCAAGGGCGATGCAGTTAACCGCCGTGTACGCATGCGTACGTATATTATCAGAGACTGTGGCACATTTACCGTTCCCTGTATATAAGCGTGTTAATCACGGTAAGGAAAAGGCGACAGATCACCATTTATATAATATTTTGCAGAGTCGGGCTAACCCGCATATGACGGCGTTTAATTTTAGAGAAACGGCGATGAATCACCTGTTATTGCGTGGGAATTTCTACGCTGAAATTGAGCGAGATGAAGCCAACCGACCTAAGGCGTTATGGCCTCTCCGCCCGGACAAAATGGATGTAAAACGAACGAGAGACGATAGAGGATTGGAATACTATTATGTTGATCCTGATGGCGGTAATAAAATTTTCCCTAACCACCTCATTTTGCATATTCCGGGTATGGGATTTGATGGATTGCTCGGTTATAGCCCTCTCACACTCGCCCGTGAAGCTATCGGAATGGGCGTTGCGGCCGAGAAATACGGTGCAAGCTTTTACAAAAATGGCGGGCGACCATCTGGCGTGCTTGAAAGCCCTCAAGCGATTGGTGATGAAGGGGCAACGCGCATGCAAGAGGATTGGGAAAGGTTGCATGATGGTCTTGAAAATAAGCACCGTGTAGCTTTATTGGAGCAAGGAACAACGTACAGGGAGATTGGCGTTACCCCTGACGAAGCCCAATTTTTGAGCACAAGGAAGTTTCAAACAGAGGAAATCGCGCGGTTTTTCCGTGTTCCTCCTCATATGCTTGGCGATTTAGAACGCGCTACTTTTAGTAACATTGAACAGCAATCCATTGATTTTGTCACCCACTCTATAACCCCATGGATTAAGAGATGGGAGCAAAATGTACACATGCAGCTATTCGGGCAAGGAACACAAAAGACACACTTCCCGGAATTCGTACTTGAAGGATTGCTTCGCGGAGATACTGAAAGTCGATATAATGCTTACTCGAAAGCTATACAAGATGGTTGGATGAGCCCGAATGATGCCCGAGAAAAAGAAAATAAGAACCATGTTGACGGGTTAGATATTTACAGATTCCCTGTTAACATGGTGCCGGCTGATAAGGCGTATGAAAGGATGGAACAACAACCCACGCCGCCTGATAATAACAGTCCGTTTGAGCAAGAGGGCGAAGATCGCTCCATTAAGTACCACACGCAACAATTAAAACCTGCTCAAAAGCGGGCTATTCATTATAGATCAAATATCCGTGACTCGAATAAGAAAATTATTCGTAGCACCTTAAAACGTATTTTTGAACGAGAAGAAAAAGACGTGATGGCTAAGGTCAAGGATACGTTTGAAGAACGAAACGTCGATGAAACCTTTGCGTCTTGGCTCTCTGACTATTACGGGGAAGAACGAGAAACAATTGAACAAGAAATGGCTCCGGTTATGGAATCGATAGGAACACAGGTTTATGCTTCTGTTCAAGATGAATTGGGAACAGCAAGCGATATGCCGACAAGTGTTCAAGATTTCATCCAAGACTATATACAGGGTATGGCGAAACGGATTAGTGGTAACTCGTTTAGTCGATTGATAACCCAATTAGAAAATAACCCTGATGATGTGGTTTCAGCTTTTCAAGGTGAATTTAATCACTGGCAGGAAAATCGTATTGATTCAGTTGCTGACGAAGAAACCGTACGATCGAGCGGTGCTATTACAACGACGGCTTTTGTGTTACTCGGTGTTGTTACTATGCGCTGGGTGTCACAAGGATCAGAGTCTTGCCCGTATTGTCAAGAAATGAACGGAACGGTTGTGGGTGTGAATCAGAAGTTTGTTAATAGTGGCGATACAGTTGGCGAGGATTTTGTAACAAGTAATGATGTTGGGCATCCGCCCCTCCACGGCGGTTGTATTTGTGAAATCGTTGCGGAAGATTAGAAAGGTGGTGAGCAGATGAAAGAACGGCGCTATTTTGAAACAAAGATTGAGTTACGGGATGAAGGTGAAGATAAACCGTCATCTATCATTGGATACCCTGCTTTATATAACTCACTAAGTGAGGATTTAGGCGGTTTCCGTGAAAAAATTGCAGAAGGAGCATTTACACGGACATTGCAAGAGGGTTCAGACGTTCGTGCATTAATGAATCACGACCCCAATTATGTTCTTGGTCGTAACAAATCAGGAACATTGAAACTTGAAGAAGATGGTCGTGGTTTACGCATGGAAGTTGATCCACCTGACACTGGATGGGCAAATGATTTGCGAACATCCATGTCCCGTGGCGATATCAACCAAATGAGTTTTGGTTTTATGGTTGACCGTGATAACTGGGAAGTCCAAGGCGGTCAAAATATACGAACGCTGGAAGAAGTTGAACTATTTGATGTATCGGTAGTCACTTACCCAGCTTACCCCGAAACGAGCGCAAATGTGCGTTCGTTTTTTAATGATGTTGGATTGGAATTTGACCAGATCGCGGCGATCATTGCCCGGTCAAAGCACGGGTTGGATGTATCCGACGCTGACCGGGAGGTGGTTAAGCGGTCGATTGGCTACCTTGAAAGTCTTCTGAAAGATGGAAATCAAGAATCTATGAATCTTAGAAAAGCAAGACTCAAATTACTGGAGGTCGAAAATACATGAATGTACAAGAAATGAGAGAAAAACGGGCGAATCTCGTTAGCCAAGCCCGTGATTTGATTGAGACAGCGGAAAAAGAAAACCGAGAACTGGACACGAAGCAATATGACAAAATCATGGCTGATGTGGACGATCTGAAAGCCAAAATTGACCGTCAAGAAACACTTGAGCAAGAGGAACGTTTTCTTGAGCAATCTCAAGGGCGCGTTGCTACAAATTATCAACCGGGTGAAATGCCTGGTGAAGAACGTGAAACTAATCCACGCAAAACAGAACAGTACCGTAGTGCGTTCTGGGAAGCGCAGCGGAAAGGCAAAAATGCGATCAATTCAGAACAGCATAATCTATTGCACCGCCAAGACGTTCGCTCCCTTGCTATCGGTAATGACGCTGTGGGCGGTTATATTGTTCCGGATGAATTTGAAGCTAATCTCATTCGATTAGTAGAAGATAACAACGTCATGCGTGGATTAGCTACAACCATTCAAACCGGAAGCGGTGTGCGTGAATTCCCGATTGAACGTGATCGTGGCGAAGCGTTTTGGATTGGTGAGGAAGAAGATTATGAGACTAGTGACGCTGAGTTCGGAAACATCACGCTTGGTGCTCACAAGCTGACAACTGCAACGTTTGCGTCGGAAGAACTTTTAAACGACGCTTTCTTCGACATTGAAGCGTATGTATCTGACATTTTCGGAACCCGGATTGCGGAGAAAGAAGAACTGGCGTTTATTGATGGTGATGGAGATAACAAACCGACAGGCGTACTTGAAGATGCTACGGACGAAGTGGAAGTTTCTTCAGCTAGTCAACTAAAAGCGGACAAGCTGCTTGATTTGTACCATTCCTTGCGTCGGAATCATCGCCGAAACTCCACATTCTTGATTCATGATTCGATGGCTAAAGCGATCCGTAAATTGAAAGACGGAAACGGTCAGTTTATCTGGGCGCCGGGCATCCAAGCTGGACAACCGGATACAATTTTAAACCGCCCTGTCGCTATATCTGACCACATGCCTGAGGCTGAAGCAGGCAACCAAGTGATTGCGTTTGGTGACTTTTCTCGTTACTACATTGCTGACCGTGTAGGTATGGCGATGCAACGGTTGGACGAAGTACGTGCCATGAGGGGGCAAATTGGTTTCCGTATGTATCGACGTTTGGACGGTCGATTGATGGATAGTACGGCTGTTAAAACACTATCATTTGCTGATTCGAGTGGAGGCGATAGCTAATGGCTCACGAACCTAAAAACTATAAGACAGACGGTGGCGACACATGGGTTGTCACCGGTAAATTAGATGTCACCGACGGCGAGATTGAAGGTGTTGACGGCGGGAGCGGTGAGAGAGGACCGGAAGGACCACAAGGTCCACCGGGCGAAGATGGCGAGCAAGGACCGCCCGGTGAAGATGGTTCGGACGGTGCTGATGGTTTCCCCTCTGAATCCGACTGGGATGACCTAGTAGCGAGGGTTGAAGCGCTAGAAAATGGTGGCGACGATGAGTAACCTCATGATCGTAACCTTAGATGAAGCAAAGTTATACCTCCGTATTGATAACGATATGGAGGATGACTTTATAAAAGGATTGATTATCACCGCCGAGGAACACATCAAAAACGTCACTCGTTCTAGCTTGAAAGTGCATGATAGAACGTATGTTGTGGATAACCCTGATTCGGTCGTGGAAATACCTGACAAAGACATTGTCCAACTTGACGAGGTGAAGGCATTCGATTCAAACGGTATTGGGTTTAAAACAAAAGCTTTCCGTGATGGAAACGTAATCACCCACACAACACCGGGAGTTCCGCAAATGGAAATCAAATATAAGGTGTATGACGAGTATGTGCCGGAACCATTACGGCAGGCAGCCCTTTTGCTGATTGCTCACCTATACGAAAACAGAGGTATTATCACAGATACCAACGCCACGCAAATACCGTTTACGTTCCAAGCCCTTGTCGCTCCCTATCGAAAGGGCTTTTTCTGATGCGTGCGGTCAGGATAGGTAAGCTGGACAAGCGTATCGAAATTGGCGATGTGGAGGAAGTGCGGCAGGAAAACGGGCGATATGAGGAAGAATTTGTTTCCTATCATAAGTGTTGGGCACGGGTACACCCTCTCTCTGGATCGGAAAAGTTTGCGGCACAGCAAATAGAGTCTGAACTCACGCATCGTGTGGAAATTAGGTATTTCCCCGGCATTCGTCCACAGCAGGTGATTAAATACGGCAGTCGAACGTTTGAAATTGAAGCTGTGATTGATTTGGATGAGCAGCACCGGGAAATGCATCTCGACTGTGTGGAGGTGGTTGGTGATGGCTGATGTTGAAATCGAAGGTCTTGAAAAGGCTATGCGGAAGTTTTCTAAAATAGCTGGTCAATCGAAGAAAGACATGAAAGAAGCGATTAAGAAGAATGCAGAAGCGATTGAGCAGGATCAAAAAAGATCTGTAGCACAGCGATCAGGGGCGACTGAAGGAAGTATCTCCATTGAATATGAGGATGACGGTTTAACAGCCGACATTCGCCCACGAGGAAGCGAAG
It includes:
- a CDS encoding head-tail connector protein, encoding MSNLMIVTLDEAKLYLRIDNDMEDDFIKGLIITAEEHIKNVTRSSLKVHDRTYVVDNPDSVVEIPDKDIVQLDEVKAFDSNGIGFKTKAFRDGNVITHTTPGVPQMEIKYKVYDEYVPEPLRQAALLLIAHLYENRGIITDTNATQIPFTFQALVAPYRKGFF
- a CDS encoding phage portal protein, with the translated sequence MIGIITRMKGEFRSSDGERFTLKDGSSIFGGGTNTNSGVNVSESRAMQLTAVYACVRILSETVAHLPFPVYKRVNHGKEKATDHHLYNILQSRANPHMTAFNFRETAMNHLLLRGNFYAEIERDEANRPKALWPLRPDKMDVKRTRDDRGLEYYYVDPDGGNKIFPNHLILHIPGMGFDGLLGYSPLTLAREAIGMGVAAEKYGASFYKNGGRPSGVLESPQAIGDEGATRMQEDWERLHDGLENKHRVALLEQGTTYREIGVTPDEAQFLSTRKFQTEEIARFFRVPPHMLGDLERATFSNIEQQSIDFVTHSITPWIKRWEQNVHMQLFGQGTQKTHFPEFVLEGLLRGDTESRYNAYSKAIQDGWMSPNDAREKENKNHVDGLDIYRFPVNMVPADKAYERMEQQPTPPDNNSPFEQEGEDRSIKYHTQQLKPAQKRAIHYRSNIRDSNKKIIRSTLKRIFEREEKDVMAKVKDTFEERNVDETFASWLSDYYGEERETIEQEMAPVMESIGTQVYASVQDELGTASDMPTSVQDFIQDYIQGMAKRISGNSFSRLITQLENNPDDVVSAFQGEFNHWQENRIDSVADEETVRSSGAITTTAFVLLGVVTMRWVSQGSESCPYCQEMNGTVVGVNQKFVNSGDTVGEDFVTSNDVGHPPLHGGCICEIVAED
- a CDS encoding phage terminase small subunit P27 family — encoded protein: MGKRGPAPKPTNLKVMEGNPGKRPLNENEPEPTKETPECPEWLTDEAKEEWDRVVPELERLGLLTVVDGASLASYCASWARAVEAESWMAKNGRYYVTRDKDGDIKSMSKVPHVAIAEKSFAEVRAFAKEFGLTPSSRSELSAVAKDEKKSPMAEFLERKKNGS
- a CDS encoding HNH endonuclease signature motif containing protein, whose translation is MFLRRNPLCVHCEEDGLLTPATEVDHIVPHKGDKELFWDSENNWQSLCKSCHSIKTNKEMDRHG
- a CDS encoding terminase large subunit, coding for MVHDKEKAMEPIEFLQMLKLTDDFFGEPFVLMDWQHDVLWDVYGTVKDDGYRQYQYAYLEIPKKNAKTTTIAGLAVYHLTCDGPEGQIYCCAADRGQATLVYKAARSMIDQDEVLGDLLKVTDSRKEIMNRETGTVLKVLSAEAYSKHGINPSVVIFDELHAQPNRDLWDVMTFGAGSSRKEPLWWVITTAGDDPDRHSIGWEVHDYAQRLIDGEIEDPIWYAKIFGADEEDDIYDERTWYKANPSLGKTIDINTLRQESVTARNSESSERLFRWLRLNQWISLKRDGWLPLSLWDQTQGEWDLSELVGKRCYVGLDLASTIDITGACYLFPPQSGVDEWRAIFDAWIPEDNMKERIKRDKAPYDRFVNEKILQATPGDVVDYEFVESRLIGASKQYNIQTLGTDPWNSRMLTQRLMKQGVNVIEISQTIKGLTEAMKMIERMMRSGQFTHEKNSLARWCFGNMIVSTDGNENIKPMKNKSRERIDVAVALINAMATALMYEESRSVYNVRGIRAF
- a CDS encoding DUF722 domain-containing protein, producing the protein MQGTELKGATFKYIESELYAYPDYQREIRQIRDEIIHGQGEVDENIGAGKNSYRSPGQPTEIRATKLEANKRLRRLEEISNAIERVYEQLDDTQKNLVHLRYWSKRGANWEYVADECFVSRRTAFNYRREIVYAIAHLLGEN
- a CDS encoding HK97-gp10 family putative phage morphogenesis protein, which gives rise to MADVEIEGLEKAMRKFSKIAGQSKKDMKEAIKKNAEAIEQDQKRSVAQRSGATEGSISIEYEDDGLTADIRPRGSEGFRRHWIEFGTVNHGAQPFMIPSYEKNKDNYVKDANDVLRNLK
- a CDS encoding phage major capsid protein, whose translation is MNVQEMREKRANLVSQARDLIETAEKENRELDTKQYDKIMADVDDLKAKIDRQETLEQEERFLEQSQGRVATNYQPGEMPGEERETNPRKTEQYRSAFWEAQRKGKNAINSEQHNLLHRQDVRSLAIGNDAVGGYIVPDEFEANLIRLVEDNNVMRGLATTIQTGSGVREFPIERDRGEAFWIGEEEDYETSDAEFGNITLGAHKLTTATFASEELLNDAFFDIEAYVSDIFGTRIAEKEELAFIDGDGDNKPTGVLEDATDEVEVSSASQLKADKLLDLYHSLRRNHRRNSTFLIHDSMAKAIRKLKDGNGQFIWAPGIQAGQPDTILNRPVAISDHMPEAEAGNQVIAFGDFSRYYIADRVGMAMQRLDEVRAMRGQIGFRMYRRLDGRLMDSTAVKTLSFADSSGGDS
- a CDS encoding phage head closure protein, whose amino-acid sequence is MRAVRIGKLDKRIEIGDVEEVRQENGRYEEEFVSYHKCWARVHPLSGSEKFAAQQIESELTHRVEIRYFPGIRPQQVIKYGSRTFEIEAVIDLDEQHREMHLDCVEVVGDG
- a CDS encoding HK97 family phage prohead protease, which translates into the protein MKERRYFETKIELRDEGEDKPSSIIGYPALYNSLSEDLGGFREKIAEGAFTRTLQEGSDVRALMNHDPNYVLGRNKSGTLKLEEDGRGLRMEVDPPDTGWANDLRTSMSRGDINQMSFGFMVDRDNWEVQGGQNIRTLEEVELFDVSVVTYPAYPETSANVRSFFNDVGLEFDQIAAIIARSKHGLDVSDADREVVKRSIGYLESLLKDGNQESMNLRKARLKLLEVENT